The genomic segment CGTCATGGTCTGGCGCCCCCCTCCATTCCTGTTCTCCCTCGCCACCCCGGCGGGCCTCGCAATGGGCATCTGGCGCCTTTTGCGGCACGGCGTGCCTGCCGGGCGGCAGCATTGCACACCATCCGGCCCGCCCTCGCAAGAACGATACCACTTGCACCGCCGGTCTCCGGCAACCCGCCGCTGTGCCGGATTCCCGACCCGATCCATTATATGTTATTCGATATAACAAACGAGACACCAGGCCTTTCCGCCCCAGCATGCCCACCGGAGGACAGACGATGACCGACCCCGCATTCGCCTACAGGGAGATCCCGATCGCCGACTGCACCGCGCTTGGCCGCCGGCTGCATGAGGAGAAGAGGTCGTGGCACATCCACGTTCTCGCCCCCGATTGCCGGCTGAACCCCAAGCCCGGCCTCTATGCCTTCGTCATCGAGGACAATACCGGCGACGAGATCCATGTCGCCTTCTCCACGGAGCGCCCCCGCGAGCCCAATCTGGAGCTCCTGAAGCTCCTGCATGGCGACGCCGTTCTCGACGAGGCGCCGAGTTCCGCCGGCGCGCAGGCCGCGCCGCCATCCCCCCTCGTCGCGCGCGTGCGCGATCTCCACGAGCGCGGCATCGGCTGGCACCACCACATGCATTTCCCCGACTGCAAGCTCAACCCGCATCCGGGACGATGGGCGATCTCGCTGGAGGCAGACGACCGCGACACGGTGGAGACGGAGGCCTATGACGAGGAGCCCCATGACGTTCTGAGCGCGATCGAGATCATCTATTTCTCGTCATGACCGCGATCCGCGCATCGCGACCGACGCCGGGGCAGGCCGGTGGATTTCCCGCAGGAAGCCGCCGTTTCCGGGAGGCCGAACCGCCGGCTCCGGCTCTTATTGCCGCGCAGTTTGATTTGTTATATCTTATAACAAATCGATGAGAGGCGTGTTGCAATCCTTAGCGTCCGACCTCGCACGCCGCCGCCTGAGCATATCGCGCAGACGGCACCGGGCCGGACACCAACCGAGGGGAGGTTGAAACCATGTTCAAACGCATAATGGCAGGCGCGCTCACGCTCGCCCTGTGGGGCGCGGCCGCACTGAGCGGGCCCGCACAGGCCGAGACGGGAGAGACGCTGGCCACGATCAAGGATCGCGGCCATCTCCTGTGCACCGGCCACAACGGATCCTATCTCGGCTTCGCCGAGGTCGACGACCAGGGCAACTGGCACGGCTTCGACATCGATCTGTGCCGGGCGCTCGCGACCGCCATCTTCGGCGACGACGAGGGCCATCTCAAGATCGTGCCGACCGGCTGGGCGCAACGCTTCCCGGCCCTCCAGTCGGGCGACATCGACATCATCGTCAAGGCGACGGGCTGGACCTTCAACCGCGACACCGATCTCGGTGTCCAGTTCAGCCGGCCCTATGTGCTGGCCCCGATCCGCATGCTCACGCGCAAGGAGCTCGGCGCGGAGAGCATCGCCGATCTCGACGGCGGCACGATCTGCGTGCCCGCCGGCACGACCATCGAGCGCTATGTGGCCGAATATGCCGCCGCGACCGGCATCCAGGCGGACTTCCTGGCCATCGAGAAGACCGAGGAGACCGACGCCGCCTATCTGTCGGGGCGCTGCGATGCCTATGCGCAGTGGGACGTCGTGCTCGCGACCGTGCGCCTGAAGGCCGA from the Kaustia mangrovi genome contains:
- a CDS encoding transporter substrate-binding domain-containing protein, with amino-acid sequence MFKRIMAGALTLALWGAAALSGPAQAETGETLATIKDRGHLLCTGHNGSYLGFAEVDDQGNWHGFDIDLCRALATAIFGDDEGHLKIVPTGWAQRFPALQSGDIDIIVKATGWTFNRDTDLGVQFSRPYVLAPIRMLTRKELGAESIADLDGGTICVPAGTTIERYVAEYAAATGIQADFLAIEKTEETDAAYLSGRCDAYAQWDVVLATVRLKADNPDDHVILPDVMNAEPVAMGMRQGDDNFVDIANWVANALWLAEVNGVTSENVDEMKANPPSPAVAKLLGATPGIGAQLGLEDDWAYNVIKKFGNFAEVWRRNVGEDSPYKLDRSINATYKDGGVFYPLVLD